Proteins from one Romboutsia sp. CE17 genomic window:
- a CDS encoding DUF2232 domain-containing protein gives MNSTKKLTEAALLTSLFIVITIIAVGTGIGYAAYLDFAVPIFFCIILLKCDFKYTVLSSISALLIVSLVLGNIGTAIWISQSIIIGILCGVLLTKNTSIIDDFVYGSIIGVMLMVFVDIYGSTLIGYSFMEEFQGYANMLKNPKFINIVFYTFIALLPMGTIFCVYFLALILGKKLNLLKGNSKKKLYMMSNFKTCGRYMCCSKKVFYTCASYILFIEILNLFGVKFEQTYIKTILISSEYVCLYFVIRDAFVLLQNYLLIKYNKVSYLRILSIVVFLSLIFSFKITTVVLVIINIILDKKIDIRIKQNIIVNNYVNKLIYR, from the coding sequence ATGAACTCTACAAAGAAGCTAACGGAAGCAGCATTATTAACATCCTTGTTTATTGTTATTACGATTATAGCTGTAGGTACAGGAATAGGATATGCAGCTTATTTAGATTTTGCTGTACCTATTTTCTTCTGTATAATACTCTTAAAATGTGATTTTAAATATACAGTATTATCGAGTATAAGTGCTCTATTAATAGTATCGTTAGTTTTAGGAAATATAGGAACTGCAATATGGATTAGTCAAAGTATTATAATAGGTATTTTATGTGGTGTATTATTGACTAAAAATACATCTATAATAGATGACTTTGTTTATGGATCAATTATAGGTGTTATGCTAATGGTTTTTGTTGATATATATGGATCAACATTAATAGGTTACAGTTTTATGGAGGAATTTCAAGGTTATGCTAACATGTTAAAAAATCCTAAATTTATAAATATAGTATTTTATACATTTATTGCGTTGCTTCCGATGGGAACTATATTTTGTGTATATTTTTTAGCTTTAATATTAGGGAAGAAGTTAAATCTTCTAAAAGGAAACTCAAAGAAAAAATTATACATGATGAGTAATTTCAAAACTTGTGGAAGATATATGTGTTGTTCAAAGAAAGTGTTTTATACATGCGCTTCATACATATTATTTATTGAAATATTAAATTTATTCGGAGTAAAATTTGAACAAACTTATATAAAGACTATATTAATATCCTCAGAATATGTATGTCTATATTTTGTAATAAGAGATGCATTTGTATTATTACAAAATTATTTATTAATAAAATATAATAAGGTTTCTTATTTGAGAATACTGTCTATAGTAGTATTTTTATCTTTAATATTTTCATTTAAAATAACTACTGTAGTACTAGTAATTATAAATATTATTTTAGATAAAAAAATAGATATAAGAATAAAGCAAAATATAATAGTGAACAATTATGTAAATAAACTTATATATAGATAA
- the tyrS gene encoding tyrosine--tRNA ligase: MTVYDELVARGLVAQITDEDELKELINAGKATFYIGFDATADSLHVGHFMALCLMKRLQMAGNRPIALVGGGTTMVGDPSGRTDMRQMMTPEQINYNCECFKKQMSKFIDFSEDKALLVNNADWLLDLNYVELLREVGANFSVNRMLTAECYKNRMERGLSFLEFNYMIMQAYDFYHLYEKYGCQMQLGGNDQWSNMLAGTDLIRRKLGENAYAMTITLLLNSEGNKMGKTANGAVWLDPNKTTPFEFYQYWRNVADADVFKCMRMLTFLPLEEIEEIEKWEGNRINEAKEILAFELTKLVHNEEEAIKAQESARALFSGAAHANMPTTELEEADLADGKVDLISLLVKAELAPTRSEARRNIEQGGVTVDGEKVTDVKATFTKESLMGDGLVVKRGKKKFKKIVLR, encoded by the coding sequence ATGACAGTATATGATGAATTGGTTGCAAGAGGATTAGTGGCTCAAATAACAGATGAAGATGAATTAAAAGAGCTTATAAATGCAGGTAAAGCAACATTTTATATAGGATTTGATGCTACTGCAGATAGTTTACATGTTGGTCATTTTATGGCTTTATGCTTAATGAAGAGACTGCAAATGGCAGGAAATAGACCAATAGCTCTTGTAGGTGGAGGGACAACTATGGTAGGTGACCCATCTGGAAGAACTGATATGAGACAAATGATGACTCCAGAACAAATAAACTATAACTGTGAGTGCTTTAAAAAACAAATGAGTAAATTCATAGATTTTTCAGAAGATAAAGCCTTATTAGTTAATAATGCTGATTGGTTATTAGATTTAAATTATGTAGAATTATTAAGAGAAGTTGGAGCTAATTTCAGTGTTAATAGAATGCTTACTGCTGAATGTTATAAAAATAGAATGGAAAGAGGCCTAAGTTTCTTAGAGTTTAACTACATGATAATGCAAGCTTATGACTTCTATCATTTATATGAAAAATACGGATGTCAAATGCAATTAGGTGGAAATGATCAGTGGAGCAATATGCTTGCTGGTACTGATTTAATAAGACGTAAATTAGGTGAAAATGCATATGCAATGACTATAACGTTACTTCTTAACTCAGAAGGAAATAAAATGGGTAAAACTGCAAATGGTGCAGTATGGTTAGATCCTAATAAAACTACTCCATTTGAGTTCTATCAATACTGGAGAAATGTTGCAGATGCAGACGTATTTAAATGTATGCGTATGTTAACATTCTTACCACTTGAAGAAATAGAAGAAATAGAAAAGTGGGAAGGAAATAGAATAAATGAGGCTAAAGAAATATTAGCATTTGAATTAACTAAACTTGTACATAATGAAGAAGAAGCTATAAAAGCACAAGAAAGTGCAAGAGCTTTATTCTCAGGTGCAGCTCATGCAAATATGCCAACTACAGAATTAGAAGAAGCTGACTTAGCTGATGGTAAAGTAGACTTAATTTCTTTATTAGTTAAGGCAGAACTTGCTCCTACTAGATCAGAAGCTAGAAGAAATATAGAGCAAGGCGGAGTAACTGTAGATGGTGAAAAAGTAACAGATGTAAAAGCTACATTTACTAAAGAATCTCTAATGGGTGATGGTTTAGTTGTAAAGCGTGGTAAGAAGAAATTTAAGAAAATAGTATTAAGATAA
- a CDS encoding YczE/YyaS/YitT family protein, whose amino-acid sequence MKKLLKLILRLFIGFFVASMGIVFMLNSNLGAGPWDVFHQGLSNNTFLTIGQASIVAGFVVVALTTVLKLKVGIGTVLNMIFIGIFTDIILFTNLIPISKNLFTGLIMLFIGMMLMSIGTYLYISCELGCGPRDGLMVALTSITKKPVNVIRRSTELGALICGYILGGKIGVGTFIIALGLGGCMKFVFEFCNFDLGVLNHKSLKDTIPFIKELLKEDNDMENIRM is encoded by the coding sequence ATGAAGAAATTATTAAAATTAATATTAAGATTATTTATTGGTTTTTTTGTAGCTTCAATGGGAATTGTATTTATGCTAAATTCTAACTTAGGGGCGGGACCTTGGGATGTTTTTCATCAAGGCTTATCAAATAATACATTTTTAACGATAGGTCAAGCAAGTATAGTAGCTGGATTCGTAGTAGTTGCATTAACGACTGTACTAAAATTAAAGGTTGGTATAGGAACAGTGCTAAATATGATATTTATTGGTATATTCACTGATATAATATTATTTACAAATTTAATACCAATAAGTAAAAACTTATTTACTGGTCTAATAATGTTATTCATAGGTATGATGCTTATGAGTATTGGAACATATCTATATATAAGTTGTGAGCTTGGATGTGGACCTAGAGATGGATTAATGGTTGCATTAACTTCAATCACTAAAAAGCCTGTAAATGTTATTCGAAGAAGCACTGAATTAGGGGCTCTTATTTGTGGATATATACTAGGTGGTAAAATAGGAGTAGGTACATTTATAATAGCACTTGGACTTGGAGGGTGCATGAAGTTTGTATTTGAATTTTGTAATTTTGATCTAGGAGTTTTAAATCATAAATCATTAAAAGATACTATACCTTTTATTAAAGAGTTATTAAAAGAAGATAATGATATGGAAAATATTAGAATGTAA
- a CDS encoding double-cubane-cluster-containing anaerobic reductase, with product MINLPDNFNSFNEARQKGFILAKELKERGQKLVGVFCTFTPVEIPMAAKATVVGVCGVSEESIPDAEKVLPRNLCPLIKSSYGHAITDTCPYFYFSDLLIGETTCDGKKKMYEELKKVKNMHVMHLPNMKSGEITYKLWKEEIKLLKEEVEKSLGVTISEDDIRESIKDKNEERKLLKEFYELGKLQPSALTGMEMHQVLYQSGFKFNRDELKQSLRDLIDNMKKRYEYGECPVNKNAPRILITGSPIGGISDKLINTIEESGASIVAYELCGGIRANDLLVDEENEDVYDALTQKYINIGCSCMMHNDNRIELIDRLIDEYKVDGVIDVVLQACHTFNIESYRIKEFVTSKKNIPYMAIETNYSKSDTEQLRTRFEAFVEMIEEGATVK from the coding sequence ATGATAAATTTACCAGATAACTTTAATAGTTTTAATGAAGCTAGACAAAAAGGATTTATATTAGCTAAAGAGTTGAAAGAAAGAGGACAAAAGTTAGTAGGAGTATTTTGTACATTTACTCCTGTTGAGATACCTATGGCAGCTAAAGCTACAGTAGTAGGTGTCTGTGGAGTGAGTGAAGAGTCAATACCTGATGCAGAGAAGGTTTTACCAAGGAATCTTTGTCCACTTATAAAATCAAGCTATGGACATGCAATAACAGATACATGTCCATATTTTTATTTCTCAGACTTACTTATTGGAGAAACTACGTGCGATGGTAAAAAGAAAATGTACGAAGAGCTTAAAAAAGTAAAAAATATGCATGTAATGCATTTGCCAAATATGAAAAGTGGTGAAATTACATATAAACTCTGGAAGGAAGAAATAAAATTATTAAAAGAAGAAGTAGAAAAGTCTTTAGGAGTAACTATAAGTGAAGATGATATAAGAGAATCTATAAAAGATAAGAATGAAGAACGAAAACTTTTAAAAGAATTTTATGAGTTAGGAAAATTACAACCTTCAGCTTTAACTGGTATGGAAATGCACCAAGTATTATATCAATCAGGATTTAAATTTAATAGAGATGAATTAAAGCAGTCTTTAAGAGATTTGATTGATAATATGAAGAAAAGGTATGAATATGGAGAGTGCCCAGTTAATAAGAATGCACCAAGAATATTAATAACAGGATCTCCAATAGGTGGAATTAGCGATAAGTTAATTAATACAATAGAAGAAAGCGGTGCATCAATAGTTGCATATGAGCTTTGCGGTGGAATAAGAGCAAATGATTTATTAGTTGACGAAGAAAATGAAGATGTATATGATGCACTAACTCAAAAATATATAAATATAGGATGTTCATGTATGATGCATAATGACAACAGAATAGAGTTAATAGATAGACTTATAGATGAATATAAAGTAGATGGAGTAATAGATGTAGTTCTTCAAGCATGCCATACCTTTAATATAGAAAGTTATAGAATTAAGGAGTTTGTAACTTCAAAGAAAAATATTCCTTATATGGCTATAGAAACAAACTATTCAAAATCAGATACAGAGCAACTTAGAACAAGATTTGAAGCATTCGTAGAAATGATAGAAGAAGGTGCAACTGTAAAATAG
- a CDS encoding acyl-CoA dehydratase activase, producing the protein MYSIGIDSGSVATKGVLFDGEKIINQVIVPTGWSPKTASKEVYDFLTKRIDRKDVKKVIGTGYGRVTMDFVDKKVTEITCHAKGIKFINPKIRTILDIGGQDIKVINLNDDGSVEDFIMNDKCAAGTGRFLEITSNLLGSDISSIDNMAKGHNPENISSMCTVFAESEIISLLAKNVSKERIASGILKSIANKSTAMLSRGTFKNEIAFTGGLAKSKVLVKMIEENLNNSIFIAEDTQIIGALGAAVIAYK; encoded by the coding sequence ATGTATAGTATAGGTATTGATTCAGGGTCAGTAGCAACTAAAGGTGTATTATTCGACGGAGAAAAAATTATAAATCAAGTTATTGTACCAACAGGATGGAGTCCTAAAACTGCATCAAAAGAAGTCTATGATTTCCTTACAAAAAGAATTGATAGAAAAGATGTAAAAAAAGTAATTGGGACTGGATATGGTAGAGTTACTATGGATTTTGTAGATAAGAAAGTAACAGAAATAACTTGTCATGCTAAAGGAATTAAATTTATAAATCCTAAAATAAGAACAATTTTAGATATAGGTGGTCAAGATATAAAGGTAATAAATTTAAATGATGATGGAAGTGTAGAAGATTTTATAATGAATGATAAATGCGCAGCTGGAACAGGAAGGTTTTTAGAGATAACATCTAATTTATTAGGAAGCGATATATCCAGTATAGATAACATGGCGAAAGGACATAATCCAGAAAACATATCTAGTATGTGTACTGTTTTTGCTGAATCAGAAATAATAAGTTTACTTGCTAAAAATGTGTCTAAAGAAAGAATTGCTTCAGGAATATTAAAATCTATAGCAAATAAATCAACAGCAATGCTTTCTAGAGGTACTTTTAAAAATGAAATAGCCTTTACAGGAGGACTAGCTAAAAGTAAAGTCTTAGTAAAGATGATAGAAGAAAATCTAAATAATAGTATATTTATAGCAGAAGATACTCAAATAATTGGGGCACTTGGAGCTGCTGTAATTGCATATAAGTAA
- a CDS encoding bile acid:sodium symporter family protein — MDFVDKMGVFVKKYMSLMVLIAAIIAYFKQEVFLWVVPNMNTMLGFIMFGMGMTLKKDDFTLILKRPKDVIFGTLAQYIIMPLGAFLVVKAFNLPGELAVGLILLGSCPGGVTSNVMSFIAKGDVALSVTFTSISTLLAPIVTPAFILLFAGQWVQINALGMFISITKVVIVPIILGGICHRFFSRFTEKAIRVLPSISGLAMVLLVGGIVSANADKLTYSVIIVAFAVIVHNILGYIGGYITASKIGFDEEKRRVLSIETGMKNATLATTLAMAHFAPQAAIAPAIAGIWHAFSVSVLANYWGNKDIDDNEIGISNQIIE, encoded by the coding sequence ATGGATTTTGTAGATAAAATGGGAGTGTTTGTTAAGAAATATATGTCACTTATGGTGCTAATTGCAGCTATTATAGCTTACTTTAAACAAGAAGTATTTTTATGGGTAGTACCTAATATGAATACTATGTTAGGATTTATAATGTTTGGAATGGGTATGACATTAAAGAAAGATGATTTTACTTTAATTTTAAAAAGACCAAAGGATGTAATATTTGGAACTTTAGCTCAGTATATAATAATGCCTTTAGGCGCATTTTTAGTTGTTAAAGCTTTTAATTTACCTGGAGAACTGGCTGTTGGACTTATATTATTAGGATCTTGTCCTGGTGGAGTTACATCAAATGTAATGAGTTTCATAGCAAAAGGAGATGTAGCTTTATCAGTAACATTTACTTCTATATCAACTTTATTAGCACCAATAGTAACACCTGCATTCATACTTTTATTTGCTGGTCAATGGGTTCAAATTAATGCATTAGGAATGTTTATATCAATAACAAAAGTAGTTATTGTTCCAATAATATTAGGAGGTATATGTCATAGATTCTTTAGCAGGTTTACAGAAAAAGCGATAAGAGTCTTACCTTCGATATCAGGTTTAGCAATGGTTCTTTTAGTGGGAGGTATAGTAAGTGCAAATGCAGATAAGCTAACTTATTCTGTTATAATAGTAGCATTTGCAGTAATAGTTCACAATATACTAGGGTATATAGGTGGATACATAACTGCATCTAAGATTGGTTTTGATGAAGAGAAAAGAAGAGTTTTATCGATAGAGACTGGAATGAAAAATGCGACATTAGCAACTACACTAGCAATGGCACATTTTGCACCACAAGCAGCCATAGCTCCAGCTATAGCAGGTATATGGCATGCATTTTCAGTATCAGTACTTGCTAATTATTGGGGTAATAAAGACATTGATGATAATGAAATAGGTATATCTAATCAGATTATAGAATAA
- a CDS encoding DMT family transporter, with protein MYTTPSKNTFITAANVVIVPFIGYIIYKRKIDKLGLISSLVAKKENPIVLTDVQFCVAFSLLFVIQFISKEMDMNVRSDTYIRVIYLCIFYTAVCFLIQTVCQKMVTETKAAIILSTESFFGTILSVIIFKELITLKLILGCLLIFLAIIVSETKLAFIKKKVEIVEE; from the coding sequence GTGTATACTACTCCATCAAAAAATACATTTATAACAGCTGCAAATGTAGTAATAGTACCTTTTATAGGTTACATAATATATAAAAGAAAAATTGACAAATTGGGACTTATAAGTAGTTTAGTTGCAAAAAAGGAAAATCCAATTGTTTTAACTGATGTACAATTTTGTGTTGCATTTAGCCTTTTATTTGTAATTCAATTTATATCAAAAGAAATGGATATGAATGTTAGATCAGATACATATATAAGAGTTATATATTTATGCATCTTTTATACTGCTGTCTGTTTTTTGATACAGACTGTATGTCAAAAAATGGTTACAGAGACTAAGGCTGCAATAATATTATCTACAGAATCATTTTTTGGAACTATTTTATCAGTAATTATATTTAAAGAATTGATTACATTAAAATTAATTTTAGGATGTTTATTAATATTTCTAGCTATAATTGTCTCTGAAACCAAACTAGCATTTATTAAAAAAAAAGTAGAGATTGTTGAAGAATAA
- a CDS encoding aminotransferase class V-fold PLP-dependent enzyme: protein MGIYLDNAATSYPKPREVTDAVYNFMVNNGTSSGRGSYKKAMESDFLVYSTRKVLASFFNFSDPKKVIFTCNVTEALNLAIRGIVKEGDNVITSSLEHNAVWRCLKTLEKEMNISITKIHSTKEGYTNIEDIENAIKDNTSLIVFTHASNVLGTIQPIKEIGSIARKYKIPFLVDAAQSAGAIPIDIKEDNIDLLAFTGHKSLLGPMGTGGLIINCDYEINPLKAGGTGGDSSYEYQPDYYPNKLEAGTLNVSGIVGLGEGIKFIQKNGLKNIQEKENKLIKYALDKLSLVDNIYIYGPKKSEKVVGVISFNIKNMRAEDVAYELDNNYGIMVRSGLHCSPNAHDLVGTKEIGALRIGIGYFNEKEDIDNLVKALNEIQVKKGS, encoded by the coding sequence ATGGGAATATATTTAGATAATGCAGCTACATCATATCCAAAGCCTAGAGAGGTGACAGATGCTGTTTATAATTTTATGGTAAATAATGGAACTAGCTCAGGAAGAGGTTCTTATAAAAAAGCAATGGAATCAGATTTTTTAGTTTATAGCACTAGAAAAGTATTAGCATCATTTTTTAATTTTAGTGATCCGAAAAAAGTAATTTTTACTTGTAATGTTACAGAGGCTTTAAACTTAGCTATAAGAGGGATAGTTAAAGAAGGAGATAATGTAATAACAAGCAGTCTTGAACATAATGCAGTTTGGAGATGTTTAAAAACATTAGAAAAAGAAATGAATATAAGTATTACTAAAATACATTCAACTAAAGAAGGTTATACAAATATAGAAGATATTGAAAATGCTATAAAGGATAATACGTCTTTAATAGTATTTACACATGCTTCAAATGTATTAGGAACAATACAGCCAATAAAAGAGATTGGTTCTATTGCAAGAAAGTATAAGATACCATTTTTAGTTGATGCAGCACAAAGCGCTGGAGCAATTCCAATTGATATTAAAGAAGATAATATAGATTTATTAGCATTTACAGGCCATAAATCTTTATTAGGCCCTATGGGTACAGGTGGATTAATAATTAATTGTGATTATGAAATAAATCCATTAAAAGCAGGAGGAACAGGAGGAGATTCATCCTATGAGTATCAACCTGACTATTACCCTAATAAATTAGAAGCAGGTACCTTAAATGTAAGTGGAATAGTTGGGCTTGGAGAAGGAATAAAATTTATACAAAAAAATGGATTAAAGAATATACAGGAGAAAGAAAATAAATTAATAAAATATGCATTAGATAAATTAAGTTTAGTAGATAATATATATATTTATGGACCTAAAAAGAGTGAAAAGGTTGTAGGTGTCATATCATTTAATATTAAGAATATGAGAGCAGAAGATGTTGCCTATGAACTAGATAATAACTATGGAATTATGGTTAGATCAGGGTTACACTGCTCACCAAATGCTCATGACTTAGTAGGAACAAAAGAAATAGGGGCTTTAAGAATAGGGATAGGGTATTTTAACGAAAAAGAAGATATTGATAATTTAGTAAAAGCATTAAATGAAATTCAGGTAAAAAAGGGGAGTTAA
- a CDS encoding (Fe-S)-binding protein — protein sequence MYLEKITLSFIQPCTTDSLRIRIKAITSRDISNIFPYLNTYLKNGIYNKKANTFTFNYGSKIIIMYPESINVSKLLNETDAFETLDYIKDIINKVYEKRGEINPSDEMRKLPSPLEIYTYLPKINCGKCGEATCLAFATKLINNKTKPKNCVHLYEKGNENNIDKIESIYLMLGNDI from the coding sequence ATGTATTTAGAAAAAATAACATTAAGTTTTATACAACCTTGCACTACAGATTCATTGAGAATAAGGATAAAGGCAATTACTAGTAGAGATATAAGTAATATATTTCCTTATTTAAATACTTATTTAAAAAATGGGATTTATAACAAAAAAGCTAATACTTTTACTTTTAACTATGGTTCTAAAATAATAATTATGTATCCAGAATCTATAAATGTATCAAAGTTATTAAATGAAACAGATGCATTTGAAACTTTGGACTATATAAAAGATATAATTAATAAAGTATATGAAAAAAGGGGTGAAATAAATCCTTCTGATGAAATGCGAAAACTTCCAAGTCCGTTAGAAATATATACATATCTTCCTAAGATAAATTGTGGAAAATGTGGTGAAGCCACTTGTTTAGCATTTGCTACAAAACTTATTAATAATAAGACAAAGCCTAAAAATTGTGTTCATTTATATGAAAAAGGTAATGAAAATAATATAGATAAAATTGAGTCGATATATTTAATGCTAGGTAATGATATATAA